One Catenulispora sp. GP43 genomic window, GCCGGCCGGCAGCGCCGCGACGAAGAACGCGGTGTCGTACCGGCGCGGCTCGAATTCCGGGGTGATCCAGCGGGACCAGCCGCCGAGCAGGTCCGTGCGCAGGACGAGGGACCTTTTTGTGAGGAAGCCGGCCAGTGATGTTTCCCGTGAAACCAGGGCCCGGCGGTCGGCTTCCCACTCCTCGTCGGTGGTGTCGGCGACCACGGAGTGCTCGTCGGGGCCGGCGAACAGCACGCCGGCCTCCTCGAACGTCTCCCGGACCGCCGCGCACAGCAGCGCGCGGGCCTCGGCCTCGTCGCTGCCGAACCGCCGGGCCCACTCGGCCGCCGACGGTCCGACCCAGGCGATCTCGGCGTCGGCGTCGCGCGGGTCGACCCGGCCACCGGGGAAGGCGTAGAAGCCGCCGGCGAAGGACATCGAGGCGGCGCGCTTGAGGAGGTAGACGTC contains:
- a CDS encoding NUDIX hydrolase yields the protein MSQQGGDYIAPAGSRLSARVPEGWEEQIAAHERGEFTPVPPKHAATVVLLRDRPDGPPDVYLLKRAASMSFAGGFYAFPGGRVDPRDADAEIAWVGPSAAEWARRFGSDEAEARALLCAAVRETFEEAGVLFAGPDEHSVVADTTDEEWEADRRALVSRETSLAGFLTKRSLVLRTDLLGGWSRWITPEFEPRRYDTAFFVAALPAGQRTRDVSGETESTIWMQPRQAIDDHIAGRALMLPPTVTTLREVHAFATAADAVRAAAERPLKPIMATVRRHDDGSWHLEWEL